A region of Curvibacter sp. AEP1-3 DNA encodes the following proteins:
- the urtB gene encoding urea ABC transporter permease subunit UrtB, whose protein sequence is MPKRIFQWLMIAMLLIAARAYALSAEEAKAMASGESDARVAALQKAVESADERTVRFIQALSDDAVKLVGEVPVMVVDGKGVDPVTQAEVAVPDTAEDVMNNNRMRGELDTALAAVKLLSPDVAVRRAAIKTLGGQVDAGKLPLLDKALANETAPDLKEKLQLLRAAAMLGSEDPAKRLEAATQLGDSAQAATKTLLVERLQAETDGNVKAALQKSLGTVEARLAWGDRLGAIFSGISLGSILLLVALGLAITYGLMGVINMAHGELMMIGAYATYVVQVLFQKYLPGAFDWYLLAAVPVAFMTSALVGAALERSVIRFLYGRPLETLLATWGISLMLMQLVRTLFGAQNVGVENPSWMSGGVQLLGNLSLPYNRLIIVAFAVAVLVGVWFLIEKTRLGLFVRGVTQNRPIASCMGVNTARIDTYAFALGSGIAGLAGCALSQVGNVGPDLGQGYIVDSFMVVVLGGVGQLAGTVYAAMGLGILNKFLEGWTGAVLAKIAVLVFIIVFIQKRPQGIFAMKGRSAEA, encoded by the coding sequence ATGCCAAAACGAATTTTTCAATGGCTGATGATTGCTATGCTTTTGATAGCTGCTCGCGCATATGCGCTGAGCGCTGAAGAGGCAAAAGCCATGGCATCCGGCGAGAGCGATGCCCGCGTGGCGGCATTGCAAAAAGCGGTGGAAAGTGCCGATGAACGCACGGTGCGTTTCATCCAGGCGCTCTCGGATGATGCCGTCAAGCTCGTGGGCGAAGTGCCGGTGATGGTGGTTGACGGCAAGGGCGTGGACCCGGTCACCCAGGCGGAAGTCGCTGTGCCCGATACCGCCGAAGACGTCATGAACAACAACCGCATGCGCGGCGAGCTGGATACCGCGCTGGCTGCGGTCAAGCTCCTGTCGCCCGATGTGGCGGTGCGTCGCGCAGCGATCAAGACCCTGGGCGGGCAGGTGGATGCCGGCAAGCTGCCTCTGCTGGATAAAGCGCTGGCCAACGAGACTGCCCCGGACCTCAAGGAAAAACTGCAGTTGCTGCGCGCTGCGGCCATGCTGGGCAGCGAAGACCCGGCCAAGCGCTTGGAAGCTGCCACGCAGTTGGGCGATAGCGCACAGGCCGCCACCAAAACATTGTTGGTGGAGCGCTTGCAGGCTGAAACAGACGGCAACGTGAAGGCCGCACTGCAAAAAAGCTTGGGCACCGTCGAGGCCCGCCTCGCGTGGGGAGACCGCCTGGGTGCCATCTTCAGTGGCATCAGCCTGGGTTCCATCCTGCTGTTAGTCGCTTTGGGGTTGGCCATCACCTACGGTTTGATGGGCGTAATCAATATGGCCCACGGCGAGCTGATGATGATCGGCGCCTACGCTACCTATGTGGTCCAGGTACTGTTCCAGAAATACCTGCCCGGCGCGTTCGACTGGTATTTGCTGGCCGCAGTGCCGGTGGCATTCATGACCTCGGCGCTGGTGGGTGCCGCCCTGGAGCGCAGCGTCATCCGTTTCCTGTACGGCCGTCCGCTGGAGACTTTGCTGGCGACCTGGGGTATCAGCCTGATGCTGATGCAGCTGGTGCGCACCCTGTTCGGGGCGCAAAACGTCGGCGTGGAAAACCCGAGTTGGATGAGTGGTGGCGTACAGCTGCTGGGCAACCTCTCCTTGCCCTACAACCGCTTGATCATCGTCGCCTTTGCAGTGGCAGTGCTGGTAGGTGTCTGGTTCCTGATTGAGAAAACACGCCTGGGCCTGTTCGTGCGCGGAGTGACTCAGAACCGCCCGATTGCGAGCTGCATGGGTGTGAACACGGCCCGCATTGACACTTACGCCTTTGCGCTGGGGTCTGGCATTGCCGGTTTGGCCGGCTGCGCTCTGAGCCAGGTGGGCAACGTGGGGCCTGACCTGGGCCAAGGCTACATCGTGGATTCCTTCATGGTGGTGGTGCTGGGCGGTGTGGGCCAGCTGGCCGGAACCGTGTATGCGGCCATGGGCCTCGGCATTTTGAACAAGTTCCTCGAGGGCTGGACCGGTGCGGTGCTGGCCA